The nucleotide window CGACGCGGCCGTTGTCGGTCAGCCCGTTGCTGTCGAAGAGCGGCTCGCCGACCAGCACGTCGTCGAAGCCGTCGCCATTCGCGTCGCCGATTGCCACCGACCAGCCCGCGACGCCGCTGCCCTGTCCGCCGAAGCGTTCGGCCGACAGCAACGGCGGGTCGGCGTGACCGTAGTAGAGCAGGATCTCGCCGGCGTGCGCGCCGAAGTCGGAGCTCGCGGGAAGTCCCACGAGGATGTCGCCGAAGCCGTCGCCGTTCACGTCGCCGGCGGCGCAAGCACTGAATTCGCCGAGATCGGAGACCGACGGCAGGTAGATCGCCTGAACCGGCTGCGCGACGCCGCCGCGGCGGCCGAAGATCAGATCGAGCTCCAGAGTGCCGAGGCTGAAGCTCATCACGAGCGCGTCGGCGACGCCGTCGCCGTTCACGTCGCCGGCGGTGAAGCTGACGATGCCCAGATAGCTTCCGGGGCCGCCGACAGTGGCGTAGGCCGCGCCGGCGCCGCCACCCAGCTCGATGACGTCGACTCCCAGATCCGCATCCCCGCCATAGCTGTAGTAGGGATCGGTCTCGAAGAAGTCGGCGTAACCGTCGGCGTTCACGTCGCCGGCAGGATTCAGAAAGAGGGAGCCCGTTCCCGAGATCATCAGTCCGTCGAGCGGCCCCAGGTGCGATCCGTAGAAGACCTCTCCGGGGCTCGAAGCCGATCCGATCTGCTCCGCCATCGAGCCGATGCCGAAGTCGGCGAAGCCATCGCCGTTCACGTCGCCGAGCCCGGCCGCCGAAATTCCGACGCGCTCGAAGGCGTAGGTTCCCGAGGTGCTCCACGCCGGCGTGGAGGAAAGGCCCGCCCCCGATCCGTAGTAGAGCCATGCGCTGCCCACCATCGCGCCGGCCCCCGGATCGCCGACAATCAGGTCGTCGTAGCCGTCGCCGTTAACGTCGCCGGCGGTGCACACCGACCAGCCGAACCCGGAGTCGCCGCTCAGCGTGACGTTGGGCGACGAGCCGAGCCCGGTCGCGCTTCCGTACCAGACGGTAACGCTGCCCGTGCCGGTGCCCGTCGTGTCGGCGGCGCCGAAGACCACGTCGTCGTAGCCGTCGCCGTTCACATCGCCGGCCGGCGCCACGTGCACGGCTGCGGTGAACGTGTTGAGGATCCACCCCGGCGGCGAGACCGGCCCGTTCGCCGACCCGTAATAGATCGCGGCAGCGTACGTGCCCCACGGGCTCGCCGTCCCGGTGCTCACGGCGAAGTCGGCGTAACCGTCTCCGTTCACGTCGCCGACCGCCGCCACCGAGTAGCCCCACCCGTACCAGCCCGGCGTGTTGGGGTAGAGCATGACGGGGGCGGACAGGGATTGGATCTCTCCAGGCCGCGCGGCCGCCGGCCGGGAGGTCGCGACGCGGCTCCGCTGCGCGAGCGCGGAGGCGCCCACACGGGACACCAGGTCGAATGGCGCGGCCAGTCCGGCCGCGGGGATCCCGAGGGTGACGAGGAGCAGCAGGGCGAGACGGCGGAGCGCGGGCATGGGAGGCCTCCGGACGAGGGGTGGGACTCTCCCGTACATAACTCGCGAAGTGTCGCCGCGTCAGAGGCCGCGCGCGGCGCGCAGGCCTCGGCTGTGGCTCCTGTGACAAGCATGCTTGACACAGCCGCGCGGTACGATGCAAAGTCTGCTTGTCATGGGGACGGTGCGAAACCGGGTGCGCGAGCTGCGTCTCGAACGGGGCTGGACGCAGCAGGAACTCGCCAACGCTGCCGGCGTATCACGCCAGAGCATCAACTCGATCGAGTGTGACCGCTACGTGCCGAGCCTCGAGCTTGCCCTGGTCTTCGCGCGTGTCTTCGATCGCTCGACGGACTCGATCTTCGAACTGGAGAAGAAGCGATGAATCTCTTCGGCGGCAAGGCGGACGAACGCATTCTCGCGCACCGGCTGCGGGCCACGAGCGCCGCCAGTCTCGCCGGCATTCTCGTGACCATGGGGCTGTTCATCTACCACGACTGGGTTCAACACGTCTGGAACTGGGAGCTGCTGGCGATCGGCATCACCATGGTGGCGGTGAAGCAGGGCCTGATGCTCTGGCTCCGCTTCCACAACTGAGGAGGAACGACCATGTGGGTTCGACATGTTTCGAGGAGCTTCTGGCTGCGTGCCGGGATGTCGTCGCTGATTCTGGGGATGCTCTCGCTGCGCTTCGCGGCCCGAATACCCGGCATCTCCGCCAATCAAGCCGACGCCGTTTCGGGTTTCTTCTATGGAGTCGCGATCGCAAGCCTGCTGGCGGGCCTGCGCGCGAAGCGCGCGGCCGAGTGATGCCGGTGCGCCGATGGCGGCGCGACAGGGAAGCCCGCGCCGCTCGTGGGCATG belongs to Candidatus Sulfotelmatobacter sp. and includes:
- a CDS encoding helix-turn-helix transcriptional regulator — its product is MQSLLVMGTVRNRVRELRLERGWTQQELANAAGVSRQSINSIECDRYVPSLELALVFARVFDRSTDSIFELEKKR